CAGAGACATACTAATAAGCATTGTTACCAACCACAGCCCATTTTTACAGACATTTGGTGGGTTGTCAGATGTTAATTTCAAGCCCTGCTTATAAGAGTATATACCTCTATTTGAGCTGAATTTCCACgcaaggttttttgttttgtgctaaAATGAGGTATGGGCACCTTATGCAACCATTTTGTATGAAGGATTTTGTTTTCAACTCTAAGGTATGTGCGAGGCTTAACCCTGGTCAGTAATACTCTTGGCTCCACTGTGCCCTTAAAAAGAGTGGAAACACTTGGCTGGTTACTAGCCCTGGTTCCAAAGGGTTTGGTTTCCTAAAGTGGATAAGTGACTAGAGGACTTGTTTGGCATTTCCTTGCAGGAAGTGTCCATGTTGCTGCTGGAAATGAAGGAGACAGGGAAGAGCAGCTGTCGGTTCCACATTGGAAAGCAAGAGTACGAAGTTGACTTCAGCAGTCTGACCCAGAGGAACCTCACCACCGGGTTCACACGCAGAGTACGACGGAGGCCCACCTTCCGCTCGCCCTTCTCCCTCAAACGACACCTGAAGTATGTCCTCCTCCATGTCTTATCATTACTTTATATCcataatatactgtactgtCATTTGCAATATAATGCAAGTTAACACCCTCGTGTCTTTTAAATAAGACACTCAAAATTCAGGGCTGGAGTCTGGTAGCtcattacattttgtcttttttctaaATCTGTATTTATTAGCCCATGTAATAAGACAATATATAAATGTCTGGAATGTCaatgaaataaagtttttttaaactgttcttTAATCGACAGTTTAGTGTGGATCAAACTTAACTGCAACTTTGTGGCGCAAAAATCTCGCCAtgtaatttctgtatttttactaACTCTGACATCTGAACATTACAGTGCCCCCGCTGGGGATTTTGAATGgaatcatatttaatttcatactCCCTGCAGgaagttattattttaatgaccTTAATATGATATGCAGATGGCTATTCTAGACcaacaaaatgatttatattttctaGGGGGATGTTatcattttgtaatattttgattGATACAGCCACTATCTTTGCCTCCAGACGTGCTATATGTGGTGTGGGCACTTCAATTTATTTGATTAATCAGCCACTAAGTTTTGATTACCAATTTTATCAGTGCCTTGGAATAGACTTTCACTAGAGTAAATGTGAGGGATcagtacaaatattttttaaatatatatattttaacagaaaGTAAATAGGTTATTGCTTACAGGACAATTACAAACAGTGCAACCTGATTGTACACCtcatttttctttccctctgtgtTCTCAGGACAGTTGTCCTATGCGAAGCCTCCAAATATTTTGGACAGGTTCTTCCCAGCCTCAGTGTGGACCCTCTGCAGGAGTTTAGCAGCTGGTATCCTCCTGTGTGGACTCGGAGCCCAGACCAGGGCTTTAGCCTGGTGGAGGTGCCACCCAGTGCCAAAGCCTACCAAAGCATCCACTGCCTGTTCTACAGCACCATGTCTGAGACCGAACTGGAGATTGTCAGCATACAGCAGGTCCAGAACGTTTTCCAGTGGGACAAGTATAGGAGGTAAGAGGATGTGATGAGTGAGAATTTAGGCAGCTAATGTTACATTCTTTCAGTTAAGACAGTGTCACCCCTTAGTTGTGAGACACATGATTTCTCTGTGTTTTAGGCAGAAGGAGCACATGAAAAGCTGCAGCACCATCAAGAGAGGGTCCCTGGAGCAACATCTGTTCCATGGAACCACTGAGGATTCCACCAAGGAGATCTGTTTGAACAACTTTGACCCACGAGAGTCGGGGAAGAACGGGGTGGTATATGGCCGGGGCAGCTACTTTGCCCGAGATGCCAGTTACTCCGACACATATGCACGTGCATCAGGTGAAGAGAACTGCCAGCACATGTTCCTTGCCAAGGTGCTGGTGGGTAAGATGACCATTGGGAAGACTACGTTCTGCCGCCCACCCCGTCTCAGCCCCAGGAAATCAGGATATGAACTGTATGACTCCTGTGTGGACCGGAAGAAAAATCCTTCCATCTTTGTGGTGTTTGACAGCTGCCAGTGTTACCCATATTACCTCATCAAGTACAAAGCCGTTTCTGACACTGTCAAAATCTTTGAGTGAGCAGATTTTTACAAGGACATGGTTCAGCAAGATGTATCCTTCTGTGcaataaaatgtttgctttatcagtttctcttttttaaagtcTTATGTTTGAGTTGAAGGTCACCGAGCACAAGGTAAAGATCACATACACAGGATATTGGTTTTAGGACATGTGACAGAACTGGATGTATGAGGGTGAACATTCCTACTACAAATCAAGTCTGATCATGCGCAGTGCCAACCATAGACAgcagtattttcattttcttctcatAAGATCTGGTATCCCTTTCCCAGTTTTGGCTTTCCGCAAAGAGCCTTATTCAGAGAATGACCATTTAAGGTGCCCACAATTGGTTGCCGTAAAATCATTTAGCAGTGATtaagtacagtatgtggttaAGAGTaggcacatttatttatgaattttttaatgaatatattaattattcTATTTTACACAGTATGTATaccctttttaccttttttctctcttcctgaaGGACTAATAAAATGGCAGAACTCCTGCCCAGTGAAGTACCACTAAAGAAGCGGAAGATTGAGGCTCAGTCTCCAGACCAGGAGAGCTCCTGCAGGCAGGTGCCGGTCAGCCTGTTGAGCTCCACTGAACTACTTCTGCAGATCCCCccaaacaccaacaccagcctGCCCGTGTGGGAGTGTGTAAATGCCCCTCAGGCAGGGATGCAGTGGAGTGAGGCTCCGTACAGCATCACCGTCCAGATTACCCCTCTCACCACCCAGAAAGCCCGGAGCAATGACCAGCCTGTAAACCAGCCTCAGCCACCCTGCCAGTTTAAACATGTCCCACTACCAGTTTGCTTACTGCCGACCCTCTCCGGTCTAGACCACAACGGTGATACTGATTGTCCCTCTGTGTTTTTCAAGCTAGCAGCCAAAACCTTTTACACCAAGCCATCCAAATACATCCACATCTGCGATGACTTCCTTACTGGCTGCTGCCCACACAAGCTCAGCTGTGAGCGGCACCACACGCCTCTGCCTTTCCACTGGCAGCTGAGGCACTGGAACACGCAGCAGTGGGTCAacatctctctgtctgctcaGGTCAAACTGGAGAAGCTGTACTGTGATCCAGACCAAGAAACCATCAGGCTGCAGGACATGTGGGTACAAAGAGTGTCAAGGGGTCTTTGTATTAGCTCTACTTTTCTACAGAATTATTATTCACACTATTACTGTATTATTGAGTAGAGactgaaatgttaatgtttaaatgttaaagGTAAGCTTACTAAGCTATAATACTCATAAAGGCAAATGAGAATATACTGTAGTATCCTTCTGCACCCATCATGTTAATGTGGCTTTTGTTTAGATTTCCCATCAGGACTGAAGCGTTTACGCTTCACTTGGAGACCAAGAAAGTGACCTCAGAGAAATATGATAAAGCCAGGCGACTGTCCAGCAGCTATGATCCAGAAATGAGCCCTCACTTCCCCACAGAGTGGAGCATCTATTGGTGGAATGATGGCAAGTGGGAAAAGTATGAAAAAGTAAGTTACTGGTGGTGCATTATTACTACTGCCTTAGTAGGTGGCACATTATTACTACTACCTTGGCTATCTTGAAAGTTTTCTCTTGCTTCCCACAGGAAGGAAACCTAATGGCTGGACTGGTCCTAGTCTCTAAGCCTCCCATTATTAAACATGTACATTGATTGGGTAATATAATCCCATAGCTCTGCCTTTATTTATCTACCTTTTGGTTAAGGGGCTCAGTTAAGGACTGGGGCTTACCAAGAAAAACTCCTGGCTCCACAACACCCTAAAAAAGACAGTGGGTAAAGTATACTTACAGGCTGTGGGTCTAGATGGTGGATAAGGGGTGGAGGGGCTTATCTAAATCTTGTCTGACTTTTTCACCTCCTGTAGGAAGTGTCCAAGGAGCTTGTGGGAGCAATAGAAGCAGGGGAGACAAGCCGTGGGTTCTACATTGGGAAGCAGCTGTACGAAGTGGACTTCAGCAGGATGATCCAGATGAACCTCACCACCAAGTTTGAACGCAGAATTCGATGGAGACCTACTTTTCGCTCGCCCTTCTCTATCAAATCAAACTTGAAGTATGAGATATTGCCATGTTCTGTGTCATTGGTCCTTTTTCCTTGTGAAAAAATGTTCTGTCCAAACTGAAGCTGTATACAATGGGGACCAAAGGTTTGAAGACACTACCAGCAAGAACTGAGTGTTTGCAATTATGATActctgtttatatttattattcaagAATACACTATTTTTTGATAAGTCAAGAAAAGTGTGTAAGTATTTATAATGTAAGCCTAGTGAAATCCCAGCCTagtgaactgtccagggtgtattcctgcctttcaatgcatgctgggataggctccagcacctccaaTAAGCAGGATGGATTCAATTAATAGTTGGTTTTAGTTGTTAATAACCCTGATATTTGCATAATGAGCCTTAGGTGTATACTTCTGAATGGAATAAAGGGTGtgacaatgaaaagaaaaatgaatatatcaTGGGAGATGAACAGATATTCACACTGAGGTGGTGAAAatggataattgtttgagaagtggttgacaaagaggctatggCAACATCTTGCTGGCAGGGGACAGAAGtaccatgtgagaaaacaagggaGACAAACTGGTAGCATTACTTTATACCTACTGACCACAGTTGGCATGGCACAGTCCAGTATCGATTCAAGGCCATGAGGCTTATCCATGCACCAGAGCATAGTGTCTTAACCAagtgagccatccagcagcatTGTCAGTGACCCTTTTAACATTCACTGGATTATTTTTCTAAGATTACAAAATTTTGCAATAATGTAACTTTAGGATGACTTTTCTTCAAGagtgcatttctttgaaaaactgtCTCCTTGGGAGATGGATAGAAATTAAACACATGCTTACTGGTTTTTCGTATTAGctgcatttcaaatgtaatttggtGTGAATTCAAATAGTGTGGGTACATGTGACTGCCCCTTTCTGACCTTGTTCTTTTCTGTGATCTTAAACTGCTTTTCAGGACAGTTTCGCTAGGAGAACCCCCCCGGCCTTTTGGGCAGGTTCTCCCCAGGCTCAGTGTGGATCCTCTGCAGGAGTTCAGCAGCTGGTACCCTCCTGTGTGGAATCTGAGCCCAAACCAGGGCTTTAGCCTGGTGGAGGTGCCACCCAGTGCCAAAGCCTACCAAAGCATCCACTGCCTGTTCTACAGCACCATGAATGAGACCAAGACAGAGATCATCAGCATACAGCAGGTCCAGAACATCTTTCATTGGGACAGGTATAGGAGGTAAGAGGATGTGATGAGTGAGAATTTTGGCATTCACGATTAAGTGTTGGTGTTCAGATACTGTCACCCAGTGTTTTTTCGCTGTAAAATGATCTCCGTTGAATATATGTACAGAAATTGAAACGTGTGACTTCCTGGTGTTTTAGGCAGAAGGAGCACATGCAgattcacagcacagcacacagctggtcTCTGGAGCAACATCTGTTCCATGGGACCACTGAGGATTGCGCCAAGGAGATCTGTTTGAACAACTTTGACCCACGAGTGTCAGGGAAGAACAGGGCGGTATATGGCCGGGGCAGCTACTTTGCCCGAGATGCCAGGTACTCTTTGAAATATGCAGCCAAATCAGGCGGGGGTAACCAGCACATGTTTCTTGCCAAGGTGCTGGTGGGTAATGTGACTCTTGGGAAAGCTACATACTCCCGCCCACCCCGGCTCAACCCCTTGACACCAGGATATGAGCTATATGACACTTGCGT
The nucleotide sequence above comes from Anguilla rostrata isolate EN2019 chromosome 7, ASM1855537v3, whole genome shotgun sequence. Encoded proteins:
- the LOC135259072 gene encoding uncharacterized protein LOC135259072 → MAELLLSEVPLKKRKIKAQSPDQDRSCRQVPVSLLSSAELLLQIPPNSNTSLPVWESVNAAQAEVQWSVTPYGITIQITPLTKQSNGQPDTQPSSLSESETQLSTLPASLPVPSIQPLSQSVLMTTPCRAPHSYRIIPTHPQPLLSSQNQPLGLTAPLTTAQLQPLPQYQGHSHPASSYKDIIGPSEDTYEVTDLLFQPAPKAKWVQQACFHTGPSEEACICDQFLLGHCRNGFDCQLHHTPYPFHWQLRRQDTHQWVSTSHSAQVKLEKLYCDRNRDTARLQDMEDVFTLQFDTMTVENSEKYDKARRLSNSSNPERNHHFPTVWNNYWWNEYNWEQYRNEVSMLLLEMKETGKSSCRFHIGKQEYEVDFSSLTQRNLTTGFTRRVRRRPTFRSPFSLKRHLKTVVLCEASKYFGQVLPSLSVDPLQEFSSWYPPVWTRSPDQGFSLVEVPPSAKAYQSIHCLFYSTMSETELEIVSIQQVQNVFQWDKYRRQKEHMKSCSTIKRGSLEQHLFHGTTEDSTKEICLNNFDPRESGKNGVVYGRGSYFARDASYSDTYARASGEENCQHMFLAKVLVGKMTIGKTTFCRPPRLSPRKSGYELYDSCVDRKKNPSIFVVFDSCQCYPYYLIKYKAVSDTVKIFETNKMAELLPSEVPLKKRKIEAQSPDQESSCRQVPVSLLSSTELLLQIPPNTNTSLPVWECVNAPQAGMQWSEAPYSITVQITPLTTQKARSNDQPVNQPQPPCQFKHVPLPVCLLPTLSGLDHNGDTDCPSVFFKLAAKTFYTKPSKYIHICDDFLTGCCPHKLSCERHHTPLPFHWQLRHWNTQQWVNISLSAQVKLEKLYCDPDQETIRLQDIFPIRTEAFTLHLETKKVTSEKYDKARRLSSSYDPEMSPHFPTEWSIYWWNDGKWEKYEKEVSKELVGAIEAGETSRGFYIGKQLYEVDFSRMIQMNLTTKFERRIRWRPTFRSPFSIKSNLKTVSLGEPPRPFGQVLPRLSVDPLQEFSSWYPPVWNLSPNQGFSLVEVPPSAKAYQSIHCLFYSTMNETKTEIISIQQVQNIFHWDRYRRQKEHMQIHSTAHSWSLEQHLFHGTTEDCAKEICLNNFDPRVSGKNRAVYGRGSYFARDARYSLKYAAKSGGGNQHMFLAKVLVGNVTLGKATYSRPPRLNPLTPGYELYDTCVDKISDPSIFVVFDNCQCYPYYLIKYKAVSDLVNICE